A single genomic interval of Amycolatopsis albispora harbors:
- a CDS encoding glycoside hydrolase family 76 protein, producing the protein MARSLLGAVVSAAVLLTLATPAETAQAEAAICNKYCEPRDPALAPQPRQSVTTELAGRRYTLHFDDSAAMGWAAVSGGTGGDEVWLDRSFDGGHTWASGSKLGATTVPAGATGWRTLMYNVDDWANRGVGALRACGRPTGQTAIACTAWARTTWNAWDRRTAAVTALMQFYDTGTGLFRTTGWWNAANALTGVIDGIRVSGVDSYRYAIATTYDRNRSAHQGEFRNEYLDDTAWWGLAWVAAYDLTGDSRYLATARIDAEHMAAYWDGVCGGGVWWRTDRPVKNAITNSLYIQLNAALHNRIPGDTVFRQRASAGWAWFSASGMINSANLVNDGLTSSCVNDGKPVWSYNQGVLVAGLTELHRATGDGGLLAKARQLADASTTDPTLNPGGILRDPCEPVNCAADGPSFKGAYARGLGKLNNALPDRPYTSYLKRQADSAYTHNRTALDTYGLRWAGPFDSADAARQHSALDLLNAAP; encoded by the coding sequence ATGGCGAGATCACTGCTCGGTGCCGTCGTGTCCGCGGCCGTCCTGCTCACCCTGGCCACCCCGGCCGAAACAGCGCAGGCTGAAGCGGCCATCTGCAACAAGTACTGCGAACCACGGGATCCGGCGCTCGCGCCCCAGCCGCGGCAGTCGGTGACCACCGAGCTGGCCGGCCGCCGGTACACCCTGCACTTCGACGACTCCGCCGCGATGGGCTGGGCCGCGGTGTCCGGCGGCACCGGCGGTGACGAGGTGTGGCTCGACCGCTCCTTCGACGGCGGGCACACCTGGGCCTCGGGCAGCAAGCTCGGCGCCACGACGGTCCCGGCCGGGGCCACCGGCTGGCGCACGCTGATGTACAACGTGGACGACTGGGCCAACCGGGGCGTCGGCGCGCTGCGGGCCTGCGGCAGGCCCACCGGCCAGACCGCGATCGCCTGCACCGCGTGGGCGCGGACCACCTGGAACGCCTGGGACCGGCGCACCGCCGCGGTCACCGCGCTGATGCAGTTCTACGACACCGGCACCGGCCTGTTCCGCACCACCGGCTGGTGGAACGCGGCGAACGCGCTCACCGGCGTCATCGACGGCATCCGGGTGTCCGGGGTGGACAGCTACCGGTACGCGATCGCGACCACCTACGACCGCAACCGGTCCGCGCACCAGGGCGAATTCCGCAACGAGTACCTCGACGACACCGCCTGGTGGGGCCTGGCCTGGGTGGCCGCCTACGACCTGACCGGCGACAGCCGGTACCTGGCCACCGCCCGGATCGACGCGGAGCACATGGCCGCGTACTGGGACGGCGTGTGCGGTGGCGGGGTGTGGTGGCGGACCGACCGGCCGGTGAAGAACGCCATCACCAACTCGCTGTACATCCAGCTCAACGCGGCCCTGCACAACCGGATCCCGGGCGACACGGTGTTCCGGCAGCGGGCCAGCGCGGGCTGGGCCTGGTTCAGCGCCAGCGGCATGATCAACTCCGCGAACCTGGTCAACGACGGGCTGACCTCGTCGTGCGTCAACGACGGCAAGCCGGTGTGGTCCTACAACCAGGGCGTGCTGGTCGCCGGGCTGACCGAACTGCACCGCGCGACCGGCGACGGCGGGCTGCTGGCCAAGGCGCGGCAGCTGGCCGACGCCTCCACCACCGACCCCACGCTCAATCCCGGCGGCATCCTGCGCGACCCGTGCGAACCGGTGAACTGCGCCGCCGACGGGCCGAGCTTCAAGGGCGCCTACGCACGCGGACTCGGCAAGCTCAACAACGCGCTGCCCGACCGGCCCTACACCAGCTATCTGAAGCGGCAGGCGGATTCGGCGTACACCCACAACCGGACCGCGCTGGACACCTACGGACTGCGCTGGGCGGGCCCGTTCGACTCCGCCGACGCCGCCCGCCAGCACAGCGCGCTCGACCTGCTCAACGCGGCACCGTGA
- a CDS encoding MsnO8 family LLM class oxidoreductase → MTIPDRLSVLDRSPLPRGSTHAAALRDTVRFAVELEKLGYHRFWVSEHHSVPGIAGSAPTVLAAAVAAATTRIRVGTGGVMLPNHQPLVVAEQFGVLESLYPGRIDMGLGRSVGFTGGIRRALGHDKADAEAFPAQLGELLGYFTGDQDVHPSVHARPAEGLPVSPFVLATGAGADHAADFGLPLVIAAIGGDDRMTQTIARYRSRFRPGPWGSAPYVVVSRAVAVAETTSRARDLLVSEAWSSAYSRTRGEFPPLLPPAEVHALEMTDRQREYFEDSLRGQIYGTADEVRQELEKLAHLTDADEFLITTSGFDRAELLDSYRRLAAL, encoded by the coding sequence GTGACCATTCCGGACCGGTTGTCGGTACTCGACCGCTCGCCCCTGCCGCGGGGCTCGACCCACGCGGCGGCACTGCGGGACACCGTGCGTTTCGCGGTCGAGCTGGAGAAGCTCGGCTACCACCGGTTCTGGGTGTCCGAGCACCACTCCGTGCCGGGGATCGCGGGCTCGGCGCCGACCGTGCTGGCCGCCGCGGTCGCGGCCGCCACCACCCGCATCCGCGTCGGCACCGGTGGCGTGATGCTGCCGAACCACCAGCCGCTGGTGGTCGCCGAGCAGTTCGGGGTGCTGGAGTCGCTGTATCCCGGCCGCATCGACATGGGACTGGGCCGTTCGGTGGGCTTCACCGGCGGTATCCGGCGTGCCCTCGGCCACGACAAGGCCGACGCCGAGGCGTTCCCGGCGCAGCTCGGCGAGCTGCTCGGCTACTTCACCGGCGACCAGGACGTGCATCCGTCCGTGCACGCCCGCCCGGCCGAAGGGCTGCCGGTCTCACCCTTTGTGCTCGCCACCGGTGCGGGCGCGGACCACGCCGCCGACTTCGGCCTGCCACTGGTGATCGCTGCGATCGGCGGTGACGACCGGATGACGCAGACCATCGCGCGCTACCGCTCGCGGTTCCGCCCCGGCCCGTGGGGCTCGGCGCCGTACGTGGTGGTGAGCCGGGCGGTCGCGGTGGCCGAGACGACCTCGCGGGCGCGGGACCTGCTCGTCTCGGAGGCCTGGTCCAGCGCGTACTCCCGCACCCGCGGCGAGTTCCCGCCGCTGCTTCCGCCCGCGGAAGTGCACGCGCTGGAGATGACGGACCGCCAGCGCGAGTACTTCGAGGACTCCCTGCGCGGCCAGATCTACGGCACCGCCGACGAGGTGAGGCAGGAGCTGGAAAAGCTGGCCCACCTCACCGACGCCGACGAATTCCTGATCACCACGAGTGGTTTCGACCGCGCCGAGCTGCTGGATTCGTACCGCAGGCTGGCCGCACTCTAG
- a CDS encoding group II truncated hemoglobin → MIVEYIRYRVPAERRTAFEAAYRRAAGPLSRAPQCVDYELTRCTEDAENYVLRIRWTSTRDHLEGFRGSELFGEFLAEIRDYVPDIQEMRHYEQIGVEGDGAATPTLYEWAGGAEALDRLFTAFYRRVPQDDVLAPVFADMHPDHAKHVATWLSEVFGGPPAYAGGHARMVGRHLGRALTEPQRRRWVALLMDTADEVGLPADPEFRSAFAAYLEWGSRMALLLSQPGADPKLDEPMPRWGWGAVRPWQPA, encoded by the coding sequence GTGATCGTCGAATACATCCGCTATCGCGTGCCCGCCGAGCGAAGAACCGCCTTCGAAGCCGCCTACCGCCGCGCGGCGGGGCCGTTGAGCCGGGCGCCCCAGTGCGTCGACTACGAACTGACCCGCTGCACGGAGGACGCCGAAAACTACGTGCTGCGCATTCGCTGGACCTCCACCCGCGACCACCTCGAAGGGTTCCGCGGCAGCGAGCTGTTCGGTGAATTCCTCGCCGAGATCAGGGATTACGTACCGGACATCCAGGAAATGCGGCACTACGAACAGATCGGTGTCGAAGGCGACGGCGCCGCGACACCGACGCTCTACGAGTGGGCGGGCGGCGCGGAAGCGCTGGACCGGCTGTTCACCGCCTTCTACCGGCGGGTGCCGCAGGACGACGTGCTCGCCCCGGTGTTCGCGGACATGCACCCCGACCACGCGAAGCACGTGGCGACGTGGCTCAGTGAGGTGTTCGGCGGACCGCCGGCGTATGCGGGCGGGCACGCGCGCATGGTCGGCAGGCACCTCGGGCGGGCGCTCACCGAACCGCAGCGACGGCGCTGGGTGGCGCTGCTGATGGACACCGCCGACGAGGTCGGCCTGCCCGCGGACCCCGAATTCCGCTCGGCCTTCGCCGCGTACCTGGAATGGGGCAGCCGGATGGCCTTGCTGCTCTCACAGCCGGGAGCCGACCCGAAGCTCGACGAGCCGATGCCGCGCTGGGGCTGGGGTGCGGTCCGGCCATGGCAGCCCGCCTAG
- a CDS encoding winged helix-turn-helix transcriptional regulator has product MNVRRTRYHCPVEVTVELIGGKWTVVLLAHLKQGKRYYGELRRLMPGITEKMLTQRLRQLERDGLVVREPEHGRVGYRLSEEGAGLAPALQALYDWGEGRARRAGIRIEPVSAG; this is encoded by the coding sequence GTGAACGTTCGGCGTACGCGGTACCACTGCCCGGTCGAAGTCACCGTCGAGCTGATCGGCGGCAAATGGACCGTGGTGCTGCTCGCCCACCTGAAGCAGGGCAAGCGGTACTACGGCGAACTGCGGCGCCTGATGCCGGGCATCACCGAGAAGATGCTCACCCAACGGCTGCGTCAACTGGAACGCGACGGCCTCGTCGTGCGCGAACCCGAGCACGGCCGCGTCGGGTACCGCCTGAGCGAGGAGGGCGCCGGCCTCGCGCCCGCATTGCAGGCGCTCTACGACTGGGGCGAGGGTCGTGCCCGCCGTGCGGGCATCCGGATCGAGCCGGTCAGCGCCGGTTGA
- a CDS encoding FGGY-family carbohydrate kinase, producing MNAVTIGLDVATAGVRALAVAADGRVLGSASVRLPEPRRSRPGFSEQDAASWWPAAREVLRAVTGQVRAPVGAVAIAATSGTIVAVDEAGAPAGPALMYDDRRGAEYNAKAGELGEARWRALGLTVSPTAALGRIAWLHEHFPRAHGIRHTPDLLAGRLTGTPVATDWSHALKSGYDPLTGQWPHEVFDGLGVPESWLPEVVAPSTVLGEVSAEAAAATGLPRGCPVVSGMTDGCAGQLAAGAVRPGQFVGILGTTYVLKGVTEELVADPSGAMYSHRHPDGWWLPGGASNTGGESVSGTPGLADLDEAAARRGPSTVVAYPLRREGERFPFATSDARGFVAGEPEDEVDLHRARLEGVAFVERLALEHLAELGVAVSGPLFAAGGGSRSALWTKIRATVTGMDITVSPNAETGYGAALLAAGGLLAGGITEACERIPAPAAVVTPDPAEQDALDESYHRFLAELRERGYLP from the coding sequence GTGAACGCAGTGACGATCGGCCTGGACGTGGCGACGGCGGGGGTGCGGGCCCTCGCGGTCGCCGCGGACGGGCGGGTGCTCGGCTCGGCCTCGGTCCGGCTGCCCGAGCCCCGGCGGAGCCGGCCGGGGTTCAGCGAGCAGGACGCGGCGAGCTGGTGGCCAGCCGCCCGGGAGGTGTTGCGGGCGGTGACCGGGCAGGTGCGCGCACCGGTCGGCGCGGTGGCCATCGCGGCGACCTCGGGCACGATCGTCGCGGTGGACGAAGCGGGGGCACCGGCCGGTCCCGCGCTGATGTACGACGACCGGCGGGGCGCCGAGTACAACGCCAAGGCCGGGGAACTGGGCGAAGCGCGCTGGCGGGCGCTGGGGCTGACCGTGTCCCCCACCGCCGCGCTCGGCCGGATCGCCTGGCTGCACGAGCATTTCCCGCGGGCGCACGGCATCCGGCACACGCCCGACCTCCTGGCCGGACGATTGACCGGCACCCCGGTGGCCACGGACTGGTCGCACGCCCTGAAAAGCGGGTACGACCCGCTGACCGGGCAGTGGCCGCACGAGGTGTTCGACGGGCTGGGCGTGCCGGAGAGCTGGCTGCCGGAGGTGGTGGCGCCGTCGACCGTGCTGGGTGAGGTCAGCGCGGAAGCCGCCGCGGCCACCGGGTTGCCGCGTGGCTGCCCGGTGGTGAGCGGCATGACCGACGGCTGCGCCGGTCAGCTGGCCGCCGGGGCGGTGCGGCCGGGGCAGTTCGTCGGCATTCTCGGCACCACGTATGTGCTCAAGGGGGTCACCGAGGAGCTGGTCGCCGATCCGTCCGGTGCGATGTACAGCCACCGGCACCCCGATGGCTGGTGGTTGCCGGGTGGGGCGTCGAACACCGGCGGGGAGTCGGTTTCCGGCACCCCGGGGTTGGCCGACCTGGACGAGGCCGCGGCGCGACGCGGACCGTCCACTGTGGTCGCTTATCCGCTGCGCCGGGAAGGCGAGCGGTTTCCTTTCGCCACGTCGGATGCACGCGGGTTTGTGGCGGGAGAACCGGAAGACGAGGTCGATCTGCACCGCGCTCGCCTTGAGGGCGTGGCGTTTGTCGAACGACTGGCGCTGGAGCACCTGGCCGAACTCGGCGTCGCGGTGAGCGGCCCGCTGTTCGCCGCGGGCGGCGGCAGCCGGAGTGCACTGTGGACAAAGATCAGGGCGACGGTCACCGGGATGGACATCACCGTCTCGCCCAACGCGGAGACTGGGTACGGGGCCGCGCTGCTCGCGGCGGGCGGGCTGCTGGCGGGCGGCATCACCGAAGCCTGCGAACGCATCCCGGCACCGGCGGCGGTGGTCACGCCCGATCCGGCGGAACAGGACGCGCTCGACGAGTCGTACCACCGGTTCCTGGCCGAGCTGCGGGAGCGTGGCTACCTCCCTTGA
- a CDS encoding MFS transporter: MTSTATTRLSPAEPGSFHRLLTKWGLPAPLFLGYVGLLLFMIGDGVEAGFIAPYMAENGAGTEIRASYVITVYGVAVMLASWLSGALSELWGPRRVMLAGLAIWLVFDALFLAVAVAGENYPLMLIFYGLRGFGYPMFAFGFLVWITAVAPVARLGAAVGWFYFAFTGGLPTLGSLVASFTNPIMGQTGTLWLSVAILGLGGLVCLLGVRERTGYQRLAPPEVKPVQSMVSSLSIAWRKPRIGIGMVVRVINTAPEFGMLVFFPTIFITQIGFGESRWLLLVSVIYGTNIFFNLIFGVLSDKIGWRTTIFWFGAIGCAISILLLYFVPLALGADYYWVALLVGALYGATLAGFVPISALLPSLSPENKGGAMALLNFGAGAAAFVGPAIVSLFLGPVGAAGVVIIFAALYVVAAVLVRFLKLPEETERAIEQDVSLQDVGGKVSTA; this comes from the coding sequence ATGACATCGACGGCAACAACGCGGTTGTCCCCGGCCGAACCGGGCTCGTTCCACCGGCTGCTCACCAAGTGGGGGCTGCCGGCTCCGCTGTTCCTCGGCTACGTCGGCCTGCTGCTGTTCATGATCGGTGACGGGGTCGAGGCCGGGTTCATCGCGCCGTACATGGCCGAGAACGGGGCGGGCACGGAGATCCGGGCGTCCTACGTGATCACCGTGTACGGGGTCGCGGTGATGCTGGCGTCCTGGCTGTCGGGCGCGTTGTCCGAACTGTGGGGCCCGCGCCGGGTGATGCTCGCCGGGCTGGCCATCTGGCTGGTGTTCGACGCGTTGTTCCTGGCCGTCGCGGTGGCCGGCGAGAACTACCCGCTGATGCTGATCTTCTACGGGCTGCGCGGGTTCGGCTATCCGATGTTCGCCTTCGGTTTCCTGGTGTGGATCACCGCGGTGGCGCCGGTGGCCAGGCTCGGCGCGGCGGTCGGCTGGTTCTACTTCGCCTTCACCGGCGGCCTGCCCACGCTGGGCTCGCTGGTGGCCAGCTTCACCAACCCGATCATGGGGCAGACCGGCACGCTGTGGCTGTCGGTGGCGATCCTCGGCCTCGGCGGGCTGGTCTGCCTGCTCGGCGTGCGGGAGCGCACCGGTTACCAGCGGCTGGCGCCGCCCGAGGTGAAGCCGGTGCAGAGCATGGTCTCCAGCCTGTCCATCGCCTGGCGCAAGCCGCGGATCGGCATCGGCATGGTCGTCCGCGTGATCAACACCGCGCCCGAGTTCGGCATGCTGGTGTTCTTCCCGACCATCTTCATCACCCAGATCGGCTTCGGCGAGAGCCGGTGGCTGCTGCTGGTCTCGGTCATCTACGGCACGAACATCTTCTTCAACCTGATCTTCGGCGTGCTCAGCGACAAGATCGGCTGGCGGACCACGATCTTCTGGTTCGGCGCGATCGGCTGCGCGATCTCCATCCTGCTGCTCTACTTCGTGCCGCTGGCACTAGGCGCGGACTACTACTGGGTGGCGCTGCTCGTGGGCGCGCTCTACGGCGCCACGCTGGCCGGGTTCGTGCCGATCTCGGCGCTGCTGCCCTCGCTGTCGCCGGAGAACAAGGGCGGCGCGATGGCGCTGCTGAACTTCGGTGCCGGTGCGGCGGCCTTTGTCGGCCCGGCGATCGTCAGCCTGTTCCTCGGCCCGGTGGGCGCGGCCGGCGTGGTGATCATCTTCGCCGCGCTGTACGTGGTGGCCGCGGTGCTGGTGCGCTTCCTCAAGCTGCCGGAGGAAACGGAACGCGCGATCGAGCAGGACGTGAGCCTGCAGGACGTGGGAGGGAAGGTCAGCACCGCGTGA
- a CDS encoding DeoR/GlpR family DNA-binding transcription regulator, which translates to MSNEHPRSRSARQAMIADYVLKHGTATQADLVELTGVSHMTVHRDVDELARRGLLRKFRGGVSALPTSVFESNAEYRLNANTEEKSSMAAHLAKHLEPGMSLLLDDSTSALALVNLLAEVTPLTVATNYLRAIDALKKLDDVRLIGIGGDYSPTHDSFLGMACLEAIERLTVDMAVVSTSAMTTELTYHQEPEIVMVKRAMLASARQKVLLMDSSKAPKTALHRLAPVRDFDLVVFGPNSPMEVVAEVRGHTKAERAAWSNA; encoded by the coding sequence ATGAGCAACGAGCACCCGCGTTCCCGCAGCGCGCGGCAGGCCATGATCGCGGACTACGTGCTGAAGCACGGCACGGCCACCCAGGCCGACCTGGTGGAGCTGACCGGGGTCAGCCACATGACCGTGCACCGCGACGTGGACGAGCTGGCCAGGCGCGGCCTGCTGCGCAAGTTCCGCGGCGGCGTTTCGGCGCTGCCGACGTCGGTTTTCGAGAGCAACGCCGAATACCGGCTCAACGCGAACACCGAGGAGAAGTCCTCGATGGCGGCGCACCTGGCCAAGCACCTCGAACCCGGGATGTCCCTGCTGCTGGACGACTCGACCTCGGCGCTCGCGCTGGTGAACCTGCTGGCCGAGGTCACCCCGCTGACCGTGGCGACGAACTACCTGCGTGCGATCGACGCGCTGAAGAAGCTCGACGACGTGCGCCTGATCGGCATCGGCGGGGACTACTCCCCCACGCACGACTCGTTCCTCGGCATGGCCTGCCTGGAAGCGATCGAGCGGCTCACCGTGGACATGGCCGTCGTGTCCACCTCGGCGATGACCACGGAGCTGACCTACCACCAGGAGCCCGAGATCGTCATGGTCAAGCGCGCGATGCTGGCCAGCGCTCGGCAGAAGGTGCTGCTGATGGACAGCAGCAAGGCCCCGAAGACGGCACTGCACCGGCTGGCCCCGGTACGCGACTTCGACCTGGTCGTCTTCGGGCCGAACTCGCCGATGGAGGTGGTCGCGGAGGTCCGCGGGCACACCAAGGCGGAGCGGGCCGCCTGGAGCAACGCCTGA
- a CDS encoding histidine phosphatase family protein: MGTRLLLTRHGQTVWHAENRYAGSSEVGLTEEGVAQAERLATLVAARQDPPVALYCSPQDRARRTAEPAARALGLRPHIVDDLRETHFGVGEGRTRAELAETDPELVERFLANPVTGAFPGAEPPAEAAARGARALREIAAAETGPVLVVAHNTLLRLSLCELLGIPLHTYRTVLPLLANASPSEIDIDGTRTGLLSLNSIPPRVIIEQ, from the coding sequence ATGGGCACGCGGCTCCTGCTGACCCGGCACGGCCAGACCGTCTGGCACGCGGAGAACCGGTACGCCGGCTCCAGCGAGGTCGGCCTCACCGAAGAGGGGGTCGCGCAGGCGGAACGGCTGGCCACGCTGGTCGCCGCGCGCCAGGACCCGCCGGTCGCCCTGTACTGCTCACCGCAGGACCGCGCGCGGCGCACCGCCGAACCCGCCGCCCGCGCGCTCGGCCTGCGGCCGCACATCGTCGACGACCTGCGCGAAACCCACTTCGGCGTCGGTGAGGGCCGGACCAGGGCGGAACTGGCCGAAACCGATCCCGAGCTGGTCGAACGGTTCCTGGCGAACCCGGTGACCGGCGCCTTCCCCGGTGCGGAACCCCCGGCCGAGGCCGCCGCGAGAGGGGCACGCGCCCTGCGGGAGATCGCCGCGGCGGAGACCGGCCCGGTGCTGGTCGTCGCACACAACACGCTGCTGCGCCTGAGCCTGTGCGAGCTGCTGGGCATCCCGCTGCACACCTACCGCACGGTGCTGCCGCTGCTGGCCAACGCCTCGCCGTCGGAAATCGACATCGACGGCACACGAACCGGCCTGCTGAGCCTCAACTCGATCCCACCACGCGTGATAATCGAACAATGA
- a CDS encoding HAD family hydrolase: MALAAVVFDLDGVLVESEHLWEENWVAYAARHGVGWTAEDTSTVQGMSAPEWAAYLAERSGTTESVERVERAVVDGMIAAIEGGEAPLLPGAGEMVREVSARVPVALASSAARRVIDAVLDTHGLTGEFTATVSSAEVPKGKPSPDVYLEAAARLGRSGAECLGVEDSSNGIRAAAAAGLTVIALPNPTYPPKPDALELASAVAEDNHDVRRKLLAYLSGELVGERA, translated from the coding sequence ATGGCGCTCGCCGCGGTCGTGTTCGACCTGGACGGAGTCCTGGTCGAGAGTGAACACCTCTGGGAGGAGAACTGGGTGGCCTACGCCGCCCGGCACGGGGTCGGCTGGACCGCCGAGGACACCTCGACGGTCCAGGGCATGAGCGCGCCCGAGTGGGCCGCCTACCTGGCCGAGCGCAGCGGCACCACCGAATCGGTCGAGCGGGTCGAGCGCGCCGTGGTGGACGGCATGATCGCCGCGATCGAGGGCGGTGAGGCGCCGCTGCTGCCCGGCGCGGGCGAGATGGTCCGCGAGGTGAGCGCCAGGGTGCCGGTCGCGCTGGCCTCCTCGGCCGCCCGCCGGGTGATCGACGCGGTGCTGGACACGCACGGCCTCACCGGGGAGTTCACCGCCACGGTCAGCAGCGCCGAGGTGCCGAAGGGCAAGCCGAGCCCGGACGTCTATCTCGAGGCGGCCGCCCGGCTCGGCCGGTCCGGTGCGGAATGCCTGGGCGTGGAGGACTCGAGCAACGGCATCCGCGCGGCCGCCGCGGCCGGGCTGACCGTGATCGCGCTGCCGAACCCGACCTATCCGCCGAAGCCCGACGCGCTGGAGCTGGCCAGCGCGGTGGCCGAGGACAACCACGACGTGCGGCGCAAGCTGCTCGCCTACCTGTCCGGTGAGCTGGTGGGGGAGCGGGCATGA
- a CDS encoding dihydroxyacetone kinase family protein yields the protein MTTLGTASTFKRDWVDGFVTAYGRTVRKVPGAYGVVGRQVPRPGKVAVVIGGGCGHYPAFAGLVGPGLADGAVVGDVFTSPSAEQVYRTARAADGGAGVLFGYGNYQGDVLHFGLAARRLAAEGIESRTILVTDDIASGPADNVDRRRGVAGDFLVFKIAGAAAERGDDLAGVHAAAVKANAATRTFGVAFGGCTLPGAAEPLFTVDERKMELGLGIHGEPGVRTVGRLSARDLADELVSGLLPELPPGRRVVALVNGLGRTKYEEMFVAYTRVHERLAEAGLEVVDTQVGEFVTSLDMAGVSLSLMVLDDELAELYAAPCDTPGYRSTGAELATVPLESTVDETLARPDGAAGERLVDRVLTAALDAIEAAEDELGRLDAVAADGDHGLGMTRGMRAAVAAARSPEAGDTLSGGLLVAGTAFADAAGGASGALYGVLLAETGAGLRGEVTGETLANAVDNAVRAFVELGKAEPGDKTMLDAILPFAETLRARADDGPVAAWVAAAQRATEAARATADLVPAKGRAARLAERSKGHADPGATSFALLVTAVGEALSAKTAVGA from the coding sequence ATGACCACGCTGGGCACGGCGAGCACCTTCAAGCGCGACTGGGTGGACGGGTTCGTCACCGCGTACGGCCGGACCGTGCGCAAGGTCCCCGGTGCCTACGGGGTGGTCGGCAGGCAGGTGCCGCGGCCGGGCAAGGTGGCCGTGGTGATCGGCGGCGGCTGCGGGCACTACCCGGCCTTCGCCGGGCTGGTCGGCCCTGGCCTGGCCGACGGGGCCGTGGTCGGTGACGTGTTCACCAGCCCCAGCGCCGAGCAGGTGTACCGCACCGCACGCGCGGCCGATGGCGGTGCCGGCGTGCTTTTCGGTTACGGCAACTACCAGGGCGACGTACTGCACTTCGGGCTGGCCGCGCGGCGGCTGGCGGCCGAGGGCATCGAGAGCCGCACCATCCTGGTCACCGACGACATCGCCAGCGGCCCCGCCGACAACGTGGACCGCCGGCGGGGCGTGGCGGGCGACTTCCTGGTGTTCAAGATCGCCGGCGCGGCCGCCGAACGCGGTGACGACCTGGCCGGGGTGCACGCGGCGGCGGTGAAGGCGAACGCCGCCACCCGCACCTTCGGGGTGGCTTTCGGGGGCTGCACGCTGCCCGGCGCCGCCGAGCCGCTGTTCACCGTGGACGAGCGGAAAATGGAGCTGGGCCTCGGCATCCACGGTGAGCCGGGGGTGCGCACGGTGGGCAGGCTGAGCGCGCGGGACCTGGCCGACGAGCTGGTGTCGGGCCTGCTGCCGGAACTGCCGCCGGGCAGGCGGGTGGTGGCGCTGGTCAACGGGCTGGGCCGGACCAAGTACGAGGAGATGTTCGTCGCCTACACGCGGGTGCACGAGCGGCTCGCCGAAGCCGGGCTCGAGGTGGTCGACACCCAGGTCGGCGAGTTTGTCACCTCGCTGGACATGGCCGGGGTGTCGCTGTCGCTGATGGTGCTCGACGACGAACTGGCCGAGCTGTACGCCGCACCGTGTGACACGCCGGGATACCGCAGTACCGGGGCGGAACTGGCCACCGTGCCGCTGGAGTCCACAGTGGACGAGACGCTGGCGCGGCCGGACGGCGCGGCGGGCGAGCGGCTGGTGGACCGGGTGCTCACCGCAGCGCTCGACGCCATCGAGGCGGCGGAGGACGAACTGGGCAGGCTCGACGCGGTCGCCGCGGACGGCGATCACGGCCTGGGCATGACCCGTGGCATGCGAGCCGCCGTGGCCGCCGCGCGCTCACCGGAAGCCGGGGACACCCTGTCGGGCGGCTTGCTCGTCGCGGGCACCGCCTTCGCGGATGCCGCCGGTGGCGCCTCGGGCGCGCTCTACGGGGTACTTCTGGCCGAAACCGGCGCCGGTCTCCGGGGCGAGGTCACCGGCGAAACCCTCGCGAACGCGGTGGACAACGCGGTGCGCGCCTTTGTTGAACTGGGCAAGGCCGAGCCAGGCGACAAGACCATGCTCGACGCGATCCTGCCCTTCGCCGAGACACTCCGAGCACGCGCCGATGATGGCCCGGTGGCCGCCTGGGTCGCCGCCGCGCAGCGAGCCACCGAAGCCGCGCGGGCGACCGCGGACCTGGTGCCCGCCAAGGGCAGGGCGGCCCGCCTCGCCGAACGCAGCAAAGGCCACGCAGACCCGGGCGCGACTTCGTTCGCACTGCTCGTCACAGCCGTCGGCGAGGCCCTGTCAGCCAAAACGGCGGTCGGCGCATGA
- a CDS encoding ribose-5-phosphate isomerase, whose protein sequence is MKIVVAADNAGAELKNQLRDLLRADERVAEVTDLGVPDAADERPYPELGLAAAEVVARGEADRGVLVCGTGIGVAISANKVPGVRATVVHDSYSAERSVKSNDCQIITFGARVIGPELAKKIVSEWLDHRFDPESASAGKVARITAYEQAHSS, encoded by the coding sequence ATGAAGATCGTCGTCGCCGCCGATAATGCGGGGGCGGAGCTGAAGAACCAGCTGCGTGACCTGCTGCGTGCCGACGAGCGCGTGGCCGAGGTGACCGATCTCGGCGTGCCGGACGCCGCCGACGAGCGGCCGTATCCGGAGCTGGGGCTGGCCGCCGCCGAGGTGGTGGCCCGTGGTGAGGCCGATCGCGGGGTGCTGGTCTGCGGCACCGGGATCGGCGTGGCCATTTCGGCGAACAAGGTGCCGGGGGTGCGCGCCACCGTGGTGCACGACTCCTACTCCGCCGAGCGCTCGGTGAAGTCGAACGACTGCCAGATCATCACCTTCGGCGCCCGCGTGATCGGGCCCGAGCTGGCCAAGAAGATCGTCAGCGAATGGCTGGACCACCGCTTCGACCCGGAGTCGGCCAGTGCCGGCAAGGTCGCCCGCATCACCGCCTACGAGCAGGCCCATTCGTCCTGA